The window TCCAGGATGGCCATCTCCGGTTCCAGCACGGCCATCTGCAGGATCTCCGCCCGCTTCTTCTCGCCCCCGCTGAAGCCCTCGTTCACGTAGCGGGTGATGATGCTGGGATCCAGCTTCAACAGCTCCAGCTTCTCGCGCAGGATCTTCTGAAACTCCGCCACGGGGATGAGCTCGTTCTCGTAGCCCCGGCGGGCCGACAGGGCGGTGCGCAAGAACGAGGCGAAGTTCACGCCGGGGATGGCCACGGGGTACTGGAAGGCGATGAACAGGCCCTCCCGGGCCCGCTCGTCCGGGGTCATCTCCAGGAGGTCCCGGCCCTTGTACAGGACTTCCCCTCCCGTGATTACGTAGAAGGGGTTCCCCATGAGCACGTTGGCCAGGGTGGACTTCCCCGACCCGTTGGGCCCCATGATGGCATGGATCTCGCCCTTGCGGACCTCCAGGTTGACCCCCCGAAGGATCTCCCGGTCCAGGTCCTCCACCTTCGCCCTCAGGTTACGAATCACGAGATCCGGCGCCCGATCCGACATCTCCATCCTCTCCGGGACTCCAAGATTCTTGAGTGTTTTACTCAAGAACACCCCGTTCCATTCTAGGGGTGCCGATCGGAGGGGTCAAGGAAAACCGTCTAGGGCAACAACCGGGCATCCAGGGTGAGGGCCTGGAGTCCAGGCTTGAGCAGGGCGGAAACGGGACAACCCTCCTTCGCCTCCTCCGCCGCCTGCCGGAAGGTGGCCTCGTCCGCGCCCGGGACCCTTGCCTCGGTCTCGAGGTGGATCCTGGTGATCCTGGGGCCTCCTTCCCCGGTCTGGAGGGTGAGGGTGGCTCTCGTACGGATCTCCTGCGGGGGGATGCCCCGCTGGGTGAGCCGGCCGGAGAGGGCCATGCTGAAGCAAGCGGCGTGCGCGGCCGCGATGAGCTCCTCGGGGTTGCTGCCCTCCCCCTGCTCGAACCGGGAGGGGAAGGTAACGAGGACTTCCCGCAGGGCCCCGCTCTGGGTGCTGGCCTTGCCGACGCCGCCGCGCAGGTCCCCCGTCCACGTGGCCGTGGCCGTCCGGATGATTTCCGGCATGTTCGCACCTCCTCGGTGTACTCATGTCCAACATAGCACACCCGTCCTTACCCACCCCCGTCCGTCTCCCGGAAAGCCTCCTGCGCCCACACCCGGAGGGCAGCCCGGCTCACCTTTTCCGGACCGGTACGCGGCAGCTCCGGCAGGAACCCGATGCGCTTGGGAACCTTGTACGGGGCGAGGAGACGCGCGCAGTGGGCCCTCAGCTCCTCCTCCGTGGCGGTGGTACCGGGCACCAGTTCCACCGCCGCCACCACCCGCTGGCCCCACTCCGGATCGGGGATCCCGACCACCCCCGCGTCCCGCACCGCGGGATGCATGCGCAGCACCGCCTCCACCTCCCCGCTCGACACGTTCTCCCCGCCCGTCACGATGAGATCCTCCCGACGGTCCAGGACGTACAGGTAACCCTCCTCGTCCAAACGGCCCAGGTCCCCGGTGTGAAGCCAGCCATCCCGCAGGCCCATCGCGGTCTCCTCCGGACGTTCCCAGTACCCCACCATCACCGTGGGTCCCCGGACCAGGATCTCACCCTCCCCTCCCTCCACCCGCACCTCCACCACTGGCAGGGCCCGGCCGCACGAGCCGGGTTTTCTCCGGACCTCCGAGGGGTGCAGGGTGGTCACCTGACTTGCGGCCTCCGTGAGGCCGTAAGTGGGGGCCACGGGGATTCCCGCCTCCACGCACTGCGTCACCAAGTCCTGGGGGATCGGGCCACCGCCCAGGAGCACGGCCCGTACCCCGGGGAACGGCCGAGGGCCCCACTCCCGCAGCACCCTCCGCAACATGGTGGGGACCAGGGAGAGCAAGGTCACCCGCGCCCGTTCCAGCTCCGCGCACACCGCGCCCGCGTCGAACGCCTCGTGGATCACCACCGTGGCGCCGAAGAGGGCAGCCCTCCAGAGAATGGCAAGCCCCCCGATGTGGCAGAGGGGCATGACCACCAGCCACGTGTCGTGCTCGGCCACGCCCAGCCGCTGCGCCCAGCCCACCGCATTCCAGTAGTGGTTGCCGTAGGTGAGCAGGACACCCTTGGGCCGATGGGAGGTTCCGGAGGTGTACAGGATGCCCTGAACGGCTTCCAGGTGGATCCGGGGGGAGGGCAAAGGCGCATCCGGAGGGACCTCCGGAAGGAGGTCCGGATGTTCGGGATCCAGGAAGGTCACGGGCTCCCAGCCCGCTTCCCCCACCAGACCCGCGAGGGCGGGGTGGGCGAGCAGGAGGCGGGGCCGGAGGTCCTGAAGACGCTCCCGCAGTTCCCGCGCGGTCAGCCGGGGATGGAGGGGGACCAGCACGGCTCTGAGGCGGGCCAAGGCGAAAGCGAGCACGGCGAATGGGATCCCGTTGGGGCTGAGGAGAGCCACCCGGTCCTGTCCACGTACCCCGAGCCCGGAAAGCCGTCGGGCCACCCGGTTCACCCGCTCGTCCAGCTCCCCGAAGGAGAGGACCTCGGAGCCGCAGACGACGGCCATCCGGGTGGGGTGAACCCGGGCCTGTTCGGTAAGCCAGTCCGCGGTGGTCATGCCAGGAGCGCGGCCCCCAACAGCGCCGCGTGCGCGAGATGCAGCCGGGCGGTCCCGCGCAGGGCGTGGTTTAAGGCCACCCCCTCCTGGGTCCACACAAAGTGGACGAGGGACGCGGCCCACGGGAGGGCGAGCCAGGGAAGCCAGTAGAACTCCCCCAGCCAGCCGAAGGCGCGCATCCACGCGGGTGCCGCAAAGGTCCCCAGCAGGCACAGGAGGTACTCCATGCGGGTGCCCGTGCGTCCGAAGCGCACGGCCAGGGTACGCTTCCCCGAGGCCCGGTCCGTCTCCAGATCCCGGAGGTTGTTGACCACGAGGATGGCGGTGCACAGGAGTCCCACGGGCACCGCGGCGGCTGCGGGCCGGGCCCGCAGGATTCCCGTCTGCACGTAGTCCGTCCCCACCACGGCCACGAGCCCGAAGAAGACGAAGACCAGCAGGTCCCCCAGCCCCCGGTATCCGAGAGGGGCGGGGCCCCCGGTGTACAACAGGCCCGCGAGGACGCAGGCAAGACCCACCGGGACCAGGATCCACCCCCGCAGGGTCACGAGGTACAGGCCACCCAGCGCGGCCAGGGTGAACGCCGTGTACGCGCCCAGGAGCACCTGGCGCGGGGTTAAAAGCCCTGCGGCCGTGACCCGGGGAGGCCCCAGGCGGTGAGGTGGGTCGGAGCCGTGGAGGAAGTCGTAGACGTCGTTGGCGAGGTTGGTGCCGATCTGGATCCACAGGGCCACCCACAGGGAGGCCAGGGCCGCGGGAAGGTGAAAGGCACCCAGGTGCGCCGCGGTGGCGCTCCCCACGAGGACCGGGGCGACAGCCGCGGGCAAGGTGGCGGGCCGGGCCGCCAGCACCCAGGGACGGAGGGCGTTCCGCATCTCGAAGGAGGTTTCCAACATGGGCTCACGGGAACCGGGGGAATCTGGAGAAGTCGGGCTTGCGCTTCTGCAAGAAGGCATCCCGACCCTCTTTCGCCTCCTCCGTGAGGTAGTACAGGAGGGTGGCGTCCCCGCCCAGCTGCTGCAA is drawn from Armatimonadota bacterium and contains these coding sequences:
- the sufC gene encoding Fe-S cluster assembly ATPase SufC; the encoded protein is MSDRAPDLVIRNLRAKVEDLDREILRGVNLEVRKGEIHAIMGPNGSGKSTLANVLMGNPFYVITGGEVLYKGRDLLEMTPDERAREGLFIAFQYPVAIPGVNFASFLRTALSARRGYENELIPVAEFQKILREKLELLKLDPSIITRYVNEGFSGGEKKRAEILQMAVLEPEMAILDETDSGLDIDAVRVVAENINRLFEQAQGNMGIVLITHYSRILQYVRPHHVHVMLDGRIVISGGPELADELEQTGYEGLQAQFAEVAAATPGDQPVRRAGKVFWVAH
- a CDS encoding OsmC family protein gives rise to the protein MPEIIRTATATWTGDLRGGVGKASTQSGALREVLVTFPSRFEQGEGSNPEELIAAAHAACFSMALSGRLTQRGIPPQEIRTRATLTLQTGEGGPRITRIHLETEARVPGADEATFRQAAEEAKEGCPVSALLKPGLQALTLDARLLP
- the menE gene encoding o-succinylbenzoate--CoA ligase gives rise to the protein MTTADWLTEQARVHPTRMAVVCGSEVLSFGELDERVNRVARRLSGLGVRGQDRVALLSPNGIPFAVLAFALARLRAVLVPLHPRLTARELRERLQDLRPRLLLAHPALAGLVGEAGWEPVTFLDPEHPDLLPEVPPDAPLPSPRIHLEAVQGILYTSGTSHRPKGVLLTYGNHYWNAVGWAQRLGVAEHDTWLVVMPLCHIGGLAILWRAALFGATVVIHEAFDAGAVCAELERARVTLLSLVPTMLRRVLREWGPRPFPGVRAVLLGGGPIPQDLVTQCVEAGIPVAPTYGLTEAASQVTTLHPSEVRRKPGSCGRALPVVEVRVEGGEGEILVRGPTVMVGYWERPEETAMGLRDGWLHTGDLGRLDEEGYLYVLDRREDLIVTGGENVSSGEVEAVLRMHPAVRDAGVVGIPDPEWGQRVVAAVELVPGTTATEEELRAHCARLLAPYKVPKRIGFLPELPRTGPEKVSRAALRVWAQEAFRETDGGG
- a CDS encoding 1,4-dihydroxy-2-naphthoate polyprenyltransferase — protein: MLETSFEMRNALRPWVLAARPATLPAAVAPVLVGSATAAHLGAFHLPAALASLWVALWIQIGTNLANDVYDFLHGSDPPHRLGPPRVTAAGLLTPRQVLLGAYTAFTLAALGGLYLVTLRGWILVPVGLACVLAGLLYTGGPAPLGYRGLGDLLVFVFFGLVAVVGTDYVQTGILRARPAAAAVPVGLLCTAILVVNNLRDLETDRASGKRTLAVRFGRTGTRMEYLLCLLGTFAAPAWMRAFGWLGEFYWLPWLALPWAASLVHFVWTQEGVALNHALRGTARLHLAHAALLGAALLA